The genomic window CGTCGGCTCGATCACTGCGGGAACCTCCCAGGTCAGCATCGCCAACCAGGGCAATTGGGTCGTGCGCAATTTCGCCGACAGCAATGGCGACGGCGTTCGCGACAGCTGGGCGGTGGCCGTCAGCAATCTCGGCACCGCCAGCGGCAACCGCATCGACAACAGCGGCACCCTCACCCTGGCGGCCCAGCCGAGCGGCGGCATCCAGACGTTCGATGCGACGGGCGCCTACCTGCCGCTGGGGCAGAGCGCCAATGCTCCGGTGCAGGGCGGCGCGGTGCAAGGCCAACTGCTGGGCGTGGGCACCTTCACCCACAGCGGGCTGATCGACCTGACGGGTGGCGGCAGTGCGGTAGGCAACGTGCTGCTCATCAGCAACGGGCAGGTCGCCGGCAGCAACGGCGGCGGCGTGTTCGTCTCCAATGGCGGGCGCCTGCTGCTCAACACCGAGCTCAACGAAGGGGGCGCCAACAGCCGCTCGGACATGCTGGTGGTGGACTCCACCGCCACGGGCAGCGGTGGCGCCACCGGCCTGCTGGTGAACAATGTCGGCGGCCAGGGCGCCCTCACCGAGGGCAATGGTATCGCCGTGGTGGACCTGCTCGATACCGCCGTGGCCGCCAGTGACGCCAACGCCTTCCGCCTGGCCCGGCGGGTCGTGGCCGGCCCCTACGAATACCAGCTCTACCGTGGCGCGCCCGATGGCAGCGGGACGCAGACGTGGTACCTGCGCTCGGATATCGAGCCCACGCCACCGACTCCGCCCGATCCGCCGACCCCGCCCAATCCCCCGGAGCCGCCGCCGCCCGGGCCGCCCACGCCGCCGGAACCGCGTACACCGAACTTCCGTCCCGAGGTATCGCTGTACGGGGCGCTCCCGGCGCTGGCCCTGGTCTATGGCCGCACCATGGTCGATACCCTCCACGAGCGCGTGGGTGAGGAACGACCGACGGCGTGGCAACAGCCACCCGCCGAGGATGAAAGCACCTGGGGCCCGTCCCTGGGATGGGGGCGCGTCATCTACCGCAGCGGCAAACAGGACGGCGACCGCAAGGACAGCGTCGGCAACACCCCGGAGTACAACTACGACCTGACCGCCTTCCAGGTCGGCGCCGACCTGTACCGCAAGGAGCGGGCCGATGGCAGCCACGACCAGGCCGGTTTCTCCCTGGGCATCGGCAGCATGGACGCCGGCGTCAGCCACTACACCGGCCGCAACGCCGGCGATGACACGCTGCGGGCCTACAGCCTGGGCGGCTACTGGACGCACTTCGGCCAGGAGGGCTGGTACCTGGACGGCGTCCTGCAAATCAGCCGGTACGACATCGAGGCGCGCCCCAACGAGCTGTCCAAGCTCAAGACCAAGGGCTGGGGTTACACCGGGTCGCTGGAGGGCGGCTACCCCTACGAGGCGGACAAGGACCTGTGGGTCGAGCCGCAGGCCCAGGTGATCTACAGCTACGTGGACCTCGACGACAGCGACGACATCGGCGCTGACGTGCGCTTCCGCGATGTGGAGTCGCTGATCGGCCGGCTCGGCGTGCGCATCGCCAAGGACTGGGAAACCGAAGGCAGCGACAGGAGCCGCCGGCGCACCCAGGGCTGGGTCCGCCCCAGCGTCTGGCACGAGTTCAAGGGGCAGCCGAAGACCGAGTTCTCGTCGCAGTCGGGTTACATCCCGTTCGAGGCGAACATCGATGGCACCTGGGGCGAGGTCAACCTGGGCATTGACCACCAGGCCAGCGAGAAGGTGACCTTCACCGTCTCCGCCGGCTACCGCGAAGCCTTCGACGGCGACAGCCACGGCTACGATGCGATGGTCGGGTTCAAGTACCTGTTCTGACCGCGTTCGACAGCTGCCAATCACCGGTTGGCGGCTGTCGATTGCTGCTCCCTTGCACCCCGTGCCCGTCGTTGTCATGGGCGGGCCAGGTGCTATCGCTGTGACGCGCTGCGCGACGCTGGCACAATGCAATCCTTGATTGTTCGGATGCGTTGCTGGAAGATTTTTCGTTCAGCTCAGAGAGCAGAATCCTACGGAAGGGGTTAAACATTGTCGCTCTATCGCCTCAACGAAGCGGACCTGGATATTCCCGATGCCTGGCAGGACCAGAGCATCAACATCTTCAAGCTGCCCGCCAATGGCCCGGCCCGCGAAGCCAGCTTCGTCATCAGCCGGGACGCCAGCCAGGGCGACGCCTCGTTCGCCGAGTACGTCAGCGGTCAACTGGCCAATGCCGAAAAGCAGTTGCCGGGGTTCAAGCTGTACAAGCGCTGGGACTTCAACATCCATGGCCACGCCGCGGTGATGCTGGACTACCAGTGGCAGCGCGAAGGCCGTGACCTGATGCTGCGCCAGGTGTTCATCGAACGCCGTCCGGCGGTGCTGATCACCACCCTCACCACCACGCCCTACGACCTGCCGCACCATGAAGCGGCCTGGAAGCAGGCGATGCAGAGCCTGGTACCCCAGCCGACCACCGTTTGAGTACGCCGCATGGATGCGCAAGCTGCAGCACGCCTGGGCGATGAGATCGCCCATGGTTTCGGCGTCGCCGCGATGGTCGCGGGCGCGGTCGCCGGGGCCCTGATCGGCGCCGCGGTAGTCGCCGCCACGGCCGCCACCGGTGGCCTGGCGGCGGTGATCATCGCCGGTTCGATCGCCGCGGGCGGCCTGTCGATGTTCCAGATCGTCAAGGGCCTGACCACCATCTTCGAGTTGCCCGAGCCCACGACCGGGGTGCTCATACGGGGCAGCTTCAATGTCTACGTGAACAGCCGCAACGCGATGCGCGCGGGCGACGATGCGTCGTCCAGCTGCACCGGGCTGCCGCTGAACCACCCGATGTGGCCGTTCCCGGTGGTGATCGCCGAAGGCAGCGCCACGGTGTACATCAACGGCAAGCCCGCCGCGCGGCTGCAGAGCAAGATGGTCTGTGGCGCGCACATCAAGACCGGCAGCAAGAACACCTTCATCGGCGGCCCGACTGAGCGCGTGGCCTTCGTCCTCGACCTCGAGGAATGGTTGCACACCGGGCTGGAGGCGCTGGGCATCGTCGCCGCGCTGGGCGGCCTGGTGCTGGCGGCGATGGCGGGCCTGGCAGCACTGGGCACGTTCGTCGGCATCGGCGCCCTGATGATGGGCGGCATGACCCTGCTGGGCGAACTCGGCGACCGTCTCGGCCCCGGTTACCGCGACCTGCTGCAGGGCGTGGCCGGCATGGCGCTGCTGGGGCTGAGCCCGAAGCTGGCGCGGCGGGCTGCGCTGGAGGAGCCGCCGCCGAAGACGCAGGTGCCCAAGGGCTTCGACGAGGTCTACGCCAAGGCGCCGGCGGCCAAGGCCGAGATCGACGGCGTGGCCGACGAGTTGGCGGCGCAGTACGGCGGCAAGGTCGCCAAGGCGCCGATCAAGTCGCAGGCGCGGGCCATCGAGAAGATCAACGGCGATTACAAGGGCGACCCGACCAAGATCAAGGACCTGGCGCGCAACACCATCATCGTCGAGGGCGACAAGGTCAACACGGTCGCTGGCGAACTGGCCAGCCGTGGCGCCAAGGTCAAGGTCATCGACGGCGCCAGCGACCCGCTGGGCTACAGCGGGGTGAACTCGACGATGAACACCAAGGCCGGGATACCCGGCGAGATCCAGGTCAACTCGCCGGAGATGATCTACGCCAAGGAGTCCGAGCCCATGGCCCGCGTGCTGCTGGGCGACGACGCCTACAACGCGGTCGCGGCGAAGACTGATGTGCCCGGCGGCCTGGGGCACAAGTACTATGAGGAATGGCGGGTGCTCGATCCGAAGTCACCCGAGGCCCAGGCCATCGCCGAAAAGAGCCGGGCCTACTACGACGCCGTGAGGACGGGAAATGGGAATTGAAAAGGGCGAGGTTTTCGCCCAGCGCGACATCTACATCGACTACGACTTCGAAGACGTCACCTACCGCTGGGATCACCGCACCAGCACGGTCTACGTGCGCTTCTACGGCGAGCCCGAGCATCCCGAGCCGGTGCCGCAGGATAACCCGCTGTTCAACGACGCCCTGCGCTTTGGCCGCGAGATCAGCCGCGAGGAATACCTGCGCGGCTTTCCTGCGCCCTGAGCGGGCGCCCAGGGCAGGGCGCCCGAAGGTTCAGGAGGCCTTGGGCGGCGGCGGGAAGGCCGCCTGTACCTCGGCGTCGATGCTGCCCTTGTTGCCCTGCCCCTGGGCATCCACCGCGCTGGCGCCGCCTGAGTTGAGGTCCAGCCGGCCGCCGGTGTCGATGTTGCCATTGCCGCTGGCGTAGATATTGAAGGCGCTGCCGGAGATGTTGATGCGCCCATCGGCGTTGAACTCCAGCACGCTGAGGCCGCAGACCAGGCGGATCTGCGCGCCGGCCTCGATCAGGTACTGAATGCTCACCTTGTCGCTCTTCATGCCGCCCACCAGCAGGCTGTCGTTCTGCTTGACCGCCCGCGAACGGTGCTGGCCGATGCGCACGTTCTCGTCATTGCCGATGTTCTTGGTACGGTTGTGGCCGACGCTGTGGCTCTCGTCGACTTCGACGACGATGTCCTGGTTGCGCTCGGCGTGGATGTACAGCTGCTCCGCGCCTTTCTTGTCCTCCATGCGGATTTCGTTGAAGTTGGCCGGCGTGCCGCCCTTGCTGGAGCGACTCTTGATGCCGCTCTGGGTGGCATTGGC from Pseudomonas sp. GCEP-101 includes these protein-coding regions:
- a CDS encoding DUF1795 domain-containing protein, whose product is MSLYRLNEADLDIPDAWQDQSINIFKLPANGPAREASFVISRDASQGDASFAEYVSGQLANAEKQLPGFKLYKRWDFNIHGHAAVMLDYQWQREGRDLMLRQVFIERRPAVLITTLTTTPYDLPHHEAAWKQAMQSLVPQPTTV
- a CDS encoding PAAR domain-containing protein produces the protein MDAQAAARLGDEIAHGFGVAAMVAGAVAGALIGAAVVAATAATGGLAAVIIAGSIAAGGLSMFQIVKGLTTIFELPEPTTGVLIRGSFNVYVNSRNAMRAGDDASSSCTGLPLNHPMWPFPVVIAEGSATVYINGKPAARLQSKMVCGAHIKTGSKNTFIGGPTERVAFVLDLEEWLHTGLEALGIVAALGGLVLAAMAGLAALGTFVGIGALMMGGMTLLGELGDRLGPGYRDLLQGVAGMALLGLSPKLARRAALEEPPPKTQVPKGFDEVYAKAPAAKAEIDGVADELAAQYGGKVAKAPIKSQARAIEKINGDYKGDPTKIKDLARNTIIVEGDKVNTVAGELASRGAKVKVIDGASDPLGYSGVNSTMNTKAGIPGEIQVNSPEMIYAKESEPMARVLLGDDAYNAVAAKTDVPGGLGHKYYEEWRVLDPKSPEAQAIAEKSRAYYDAVRTGNGN